A stretch of the Natribaculum luteum genome encodes the following:
- a CDS encoding glycosyltransferase family 2 protein — MEFEYTEISNTKNQQKEQILETPDAASRKQQHPAVGFVATSDNTDALVREILRAIAAGHTVFVTHANQPDLEGLELAKQLDVSIVEPHGSDPDRNELKQELVTTAKAHSAPGLIYNPDVSVPTDYENSTSRIAETGQYCLERIPTATEQANVLAAIPAYNEAATIADVVTSAQAYADTVLVVDDGSGDNTASLARDAGAIVAEHDSNSGYGAALKTIFQEAKKRQAAHLVIIDADGQHDPADIPNLIEAQRNTEAEIVIASRFTDDGSMNAPLYRRFGLFVVNTLTNLSFGVVRPQSWIGDTQSGFRAYDRQAIESLAADDEIGDRMSASTDILHHAHTQGYDVEEVGTTVNYDVEDASSQHPLSHGLTLVSNILKTVERERPITVLGMPGFTSAFVGLGFGYWTFSNYISTGTFPLGLAIMSVFFALAGIFTGFTAIILHSLNHHLDS; from the coding sequence ATGGAGTTCGAATACACGGAGATTTCAAACACCAAAAACCAGCAGAAAGAACAGATACTTGAAACGCCTGATGCTGCATCGAGAAAGCAGCAACATCCCGCGGTTGGGTTTGTAGCGACGTCGGACAACACCGATGCGCTGGTGAGAGAAATCCTCCGAGCAATCGCAGCGGGACATACCGTGTTCGTGACGCATGCGAACCAACCTGACTTGGAGGGCCTCGAGTTAGCCAAACAGTTGGACGTCTCCATCGTAGAGCCACATGGGTCGGATCCGGATCGTAACGAACTGAAACAAGAACTGGTCACGACTGCCAAAGCGCACTCTGCTCCCGGACTCATTTACAATCCGGACGTCAGCGTTCCAACCGATTACGAGAATAGCACGTCACGGATTGCGGAGACCGGCCAGTACTGTCTTGAGCGAATTCCGACCGCCACAGAACAAGCCAACGTACTCGCCGCGATCCCCGCATACAATGAGGCAGCCACAATCGCCGACGTCGTGACATCAGCACAGGCCTATGCTGATACCGTCCTCGTGGTTGACGACGGAAGTGGGGATAACACTGCCTCTCTTGCACGCGATGCTGGCGCAATCGTCGCCGAACACGATTCGAATAGCGGTTACGGGGCTGCACTGAAAACGATCTTTCAGGAAGCCAAAAAACGGCAGGCAGCGCACTTAGTCATCATCGATGCAGATGGACAGCACGACCCCGCTGATATTCCAAATCTGATTGAGGCTCAACGGAACACCGAGGCCGAAATTGTCATCGCGAGCCGGTTTACAGATGATGGGTCGATGAACGCACCTCTTTATCGGCGGTTCGGCCTGTTCGTCGTGAACACGCTGACAAATCTGAGCTTTGGCGTCGTGAGACCACAGTCGTGGATTGGAGACACCCAAAGCGGGTTTCGCGCCTACGACCGGCAGGCGATCGAGAGCTTGGCGGCTGACGACGAGATCGGCGACCGTATGAGCGCCAGCACCGACATCCTCCATCACGCCCATACACAGGGGTATGACGTGGAAGAGGTCGGAACAACGGTCAATTACGACGTGGAGGACGCGAGCAGTCAGCACCCCCTTTCTCACGGACTTACGCTCGTGAGTAATATCCTAAAGACGGTCGAGCGCGAACGGCCAATCACGGTCCTTGGTATGCCAGGCTTCACAAGTGCGTTCGTGGGACTTGGATTTGGATATTGGACGTTCTCGAACTATATTTCGACGGGAACGTTTCCGCTTGGGCTGGCGATTATGTCCGTCTTCTTTGCCCTCGCAGGGATTTTCACAGGCTTTACGGCGATCATTCTTCATTCACTAAATCACCATCTCGATAGCTAA
- a CDS encoding GNAT family N-acetyltransferase yields MSEVELRRATSADAEELARVYRSAYRENRQLGFPAKAESVTPHTVAEWIRDSRVYVTTVENELVGGVRLEVTDPDRVKLSHLGVHENWKGEGIGSRLLDHAEEVTREWGHTTVWLTTPEDHPYLPELYRRRGYEKTRPYPLEYRDYDEIVMEKQVQ; encoded by the coding sequence ATGAGCGAGGTGGAACTCCGACGAGCGACCAGCGCCGACGCCGAGGAACTCGCACGAGTGTACCGGAGTGCGTATCGCGAAAATCGCCAGCTTGGGTTCCCGGCGAAGGCAGAATCCGTGACGCCACACACCGTTGCAGAGTGGATTCGGGACAGCCGAGTCTACGTCACTACGGTCGAGAATGAACTCGTCGGTGGCGTTCGACTCGAGGTGACGGACCCGGATCGCGTCAAACTGAGCCATCTCGGCGTGCACGAGAACTGGAAAGGTGAGGGGATCGGCAGCAGATTGCTAGATCACGCAGAGGAGGTGACTCGAGAGTGGGGTCATACTACTGTGTGGCTGACGACGCCTGAAGATCACCCCTATCTGCCTGAACTCTATCGACGTCGAGGGTACGAGAAGACGAGACCGTATCCGCTGGAGTACCGTGACTACGACGAGATCGTTATGGAAAAACAGGTCCAGTAA
- a CDS encoding polysaccharide deacetylase family protein, with the protein MPTAALDNYASITTEWPTDQTVYLTLDFECDYGTALPTNSYKALEATDQLVALLEEKKVPLTCFVQTAVLDKHPEAVETLRASSIPVSFHPHSHTHKPRNQTSIEYEVAESTSRYREFFGTDPVGYRLPNGNIRAADYEHLVAYDYDFDASVFPSWRPGHFNNTDAATNPTYFPDFDLIELPFTVYSDTVRIPTALSYCQVLGFPYSQLLTFSPPSSAVLNIHMHDLTTPESYKNLPRFYKMIYARNENGFPMLQNLLSRFQAQDYQFAQLDDAHKSIRNEVAND; encoded by the coding sequence ATGCCAACAGCCGCACTTGATAACTACGCCTCAATCACTACCGAATGGCCTACTGATCAAACCGTTTATCTTACACTCGACTTTGAGTGTGACTACGGTACTGCCCTTCCTACGAATAGTTACAAGGCACTTGAGGCGACTGATCAGCTCGTAGCTCTGTTAGAGGAAAAGAAAGTACCGTTAACCTGTTTCGTCCAGACGGCGGTCCTTGACAAACATCCTGAGGCAGTAGAGACGCTTCGGGCATCATCTATTCCTGTGTCATTTCACCCACATTCTCACACACATAAACCGCGTAATCAAACGTCGATCGAATACGAGGTGGCCGAAAGTACAAGCCGATATCGGGAGTTCTTCGGGACCGATCCAGTTGGGTATCGTTTGCCAAATGGGAATATTCGAGCGGCGGATTACGAACACCTTGTTGCCTACGATTATGATTTCGACGCCAGCGTCTTTCCCTCTTGGCGTCCAGGCCACTTCAATAATACAGATGCGGCGACTAACCCGACCTACTTCCCCGACTTTGATCTCATCGAACTGCCGTTTACTGTCTACTCGGACACCGTCCGTATACCGACTGCCCTTTCGTATTGCCAAGTACTAGGATTTCCGTACAGTCAACTTCTTACTTTTTCTCCGCCGTCTTCTGCTGTACTCAATATCCATATGCACGATCTCACCACCCCAGAAAGCTACAAAAATCTCCCCCGGTTCTACAAGATGATTTATGCTCGGAATGAGAACGGTTTTCCGATGCTCCAGAACCTCCTTTCGCGATTTCAAGCGCAGGACTATCAGTTCGCCCAGTTAGACGATGCTCATAAGTCAATCCGAAACGAGGTCGCCAATGATTGA
- a CDS encoding HVO_A0556 family zinc finger protein: protein MQSIQRKSGDEREVLALVEGTECTYCQGMLVSARYKGNEAVVCDDCGTPAVQIW, encoded by the coding sequence ATGCAATCTATTCAAAGGAAAAGTGGGGACGAACGAGAGGTGCTTGCTCTCGTGGAAGGGACAGAATGTACGTATTGTCAGGGAATGCTCGTTTCAGCGCGGTACAAAGGAAATGAGGCCGTCGTTTGCGACGACTGCGGGACCCCAGCGGTCCAGATTTGGTAG